Proteins encoded together in one Hymenobacter monticola window:
- a CDS encoding winged helix-turn-helix domain-containing protein, whose product MKNLLLPAKTYRLNGRLWLESEDGRFLGIGRLELLEHIAALGSISKAAQAMGMSYKRAWDLVASMNAQATAPLVATQTGGSKGGGAAVTEAGQEAITAFKALQERFQEFMATETKRLQGS is encoded by the coding sequence ATGAAAAACCTGCTCCTGCCCGCCAAAACCTACCGCCTCAACGGCCGCCTCTGGCTGGAATCCGAGGACGGCCGCTTTCTCGGCATCGGCCGGCTGGAACTGCTGGAGCACATCGCCGCGCTGGGTTCCATCTCGAAGGCCGCGCAGGCCATGGGCATGTCCTACAAACGGGCCTGGGACCTGGTGGCCTCCATGAACGCGCAGGCCACCGCCCCGCTGGTCGCCACCCAAACCGGCGGCAGCAAAGGTGGCGGGGCCGCCGTGACGGAAGCGGGCCAGGAGGCCATAACAGCCTTCAAAGCCCTGCAAGAACGGTTTCAGGAATTTATGGCCACCGAAACAAAGCGTTTGCAGGGCAGTTAG
- a CDS encoding NAD(P)-dependent alcohol dehydrogenase: MTAFKTKAYGASDSIFNGLSEMEIERQAPKADEVHIDILYCGVCHSDLHQVKNDWHNTIYPCVPGHEIVGRVIEAGSAVTKFRVGDIVGVGCMIDSCGTCPSCREKEENYCEGPVSWTATYNGYMKPQNKDFNTFGGYSTNITVKESFVLRIPDALDIKAAAPILCAGITTYSPLKHWNVGPGSSVAVVGIGGLGHMGVQLARALGATVTAITRDKEKQADAERLGAHEVLISSDAAAMKAHELKYDFILITIPDAFEVNDYVTLAKRDGVITTVGLLGPYKAPLNNQEVAMHRRSVAGSIIGSIAETQEVLEFCAQHNILPEVEMIDMQDINKAFDKMMDEEVRFRYVIDMASLKEKQ; the protein is encoded by the coding sequence ATGACAGCGTTCAAAACCAAAGCCTACGGCGCCAGCGATTCTATTTTCAACGGTCTCTCCGAGATGGAGATTGAGCGCCAAGCGCCCAAGGCCGACGAAGTGCACATCGACATTCTCTACTGCGGCGTGTGCCACTCCGACCTGCACCAGGTGAAAAACGACTGGCACAACACCATTTACCCCTGCGTGCCGGGCCACGAAATCGTGGGCCGCGTCATTGAAGCGGGCAGTGCCGTCACCAAGTTCCGGGTGGGTGACATCGTGGGCGTGGGCTGCATGATTGATTCCTGCGGCACCTGCCCCAGCTGCCGGGAAAAAGAAGAAAACTACTGCGAAGGCCCCGTGAGCTGGACAGCTACCTACAACGGCTACATGAAGCCGCAGAACAAGGATTTCAACACCTTCGGCGGCTATTCGACCAACATTACGGTGAAGGAATCCTTCGTGCTGCGCATTCCCGATGCGCTGGACATCAAGGCTGCCGCGCCCATTCTGTGCGCCGGCATCACTACGTATTCGCCCCTGAAACACTGGAACGTAGGCCCCGGCAGCAGCGTGGCCGTGGTGGGCATTGGCGGGCTGGGCCACATGGGCGTGCAGCTGGCCCGGGCACTGGGCGCCACCGTCACGGCCATCACCCGCGACAAGGAAAAACAGGCCGACGCCGAGCGCCTGGGCGCCCACGAAGTCTTGATTTCGAGCGACGCAGCCGCCATGAAGGCGCACGAGTTGAAGTATGACTTCATCCTCATCACCATCCCCGACGCCTTCGAAGTGAACGACTACGTGACGCTGGCCAAGCGCGACGGCGTCATCACAACCGTAGGCCTGTTGGGGCCCTACAAAGCTCCGCTCAACAACCAGGAAGTGGCCATGCACCGCCGCTCGGTGGCCGGCTCCATTATCGGCAGCATCGCCGAGACGCAGGAAGTGCTGGAATTTTGCGCCCAGCACAACATCCTGCCCGAGGTAGAAATGATTGATATGCAGGACATCAACAAGGCTTTCGACAAAATGATGGACGAGGAAGTACGCTTCCGCTATGTAATTGATATGGCTTCGCTGAAGGAGAAGCAATAG
- a CDS encoding DUF72 domain-containing protein, with protein MATFHIGCSGYHYRHWRGRFYPEKMPMRLWFDYYSQHFRTLELNVTFYRFPQLSFLENWYRQSPEGFRFAVKAPKLITHYKQFHNVQQLLADFYDTTGRGLLEKLGPILFQLPPRMSYEPDRLARILDSLDPSFQNVLEFRHPSWWQPAVYEELARRQVIFCGQSHPQLPDAVVATAPTLYYRFHGVPDLYRSPYDEGFLRRVRDELNTQPCVQEAYLYFNNDIDASAIGNAQQMLGMV; from the coding sequence ATGGCTACTTTTCATATCGGCTGCTCGGGCTACCACTACCGCCACTGGCGCGGGCGTTTCTACCCCGAAAAGATGCCCATGCGGCTGTGGTTCGACTACTACAGCCAGCACTTTCGCACCTTGGAGCTGAATGTGACGTTCTACCGCTTCCCGCAGCTTTCTTTCCTCGAAAACTGGTACCGGCAGAGCCCAGAGGGTTTCCGCTTTGCGGTGAAGGCGCCCAAGCTCATCACGCACTACAAGCAGTTTCACAACGTGCAGCAGCTGCTGGCCGACTTCTACGACACCACCGGGCGCGGCCTGCTCGAAAAGTTGGGCCCCATCCTTTTCCAGCTGCCGCCCCGCATGAGCTACGAGCCCGACCGCCTCGCCCGCATCCTCGACAGCCTCGACCCCAGCTTCCAGAACGTGCTCGAATTCCGCCACCCCAGCTGGTGGCAGCCGGCGGTGTACGAGGAGCTGGCGCGTCGCCAAGTCATCTTTTGCGGCCAAAGCCACCCCCAGCTGCCCGATGCCGTGGTGGCCACTGCGCCCACGCTCTACTACCGCTTCCACGGCGTGCCCGACCTCTACCGCTCGCCCTACGACGAAGGATTTTTGCGCCGCGTGCGGGATGAATTGAACACCCAGCCGTGCGTGCAGGAGGCGTACCTCTACTTCAACAATGATATCGACGCCTCAGCCATTGGCAACGCCCAGCAGATGCTGGGGATGGTGTGA
- a CDS encoding DUF72 domain-containing protein, giving the protein MKPAYYIGCSGFSFRDWKGVFYPEGLPPRKWFAYYCTQFNTLELNVTFYRIPELKAFETWYAQSPAGFRFAVKAPRQVTHYKKFNAEAQPILADFYGTVVEGLKEKLGPVLFQLPPKAAYTEELLQRLLDSLDPAFQNVVEFRHPSWWDGEVQRTLARHGVAFVGQSYPLPLELPDEVVANTSTIYYRFHGVPELYKSSYNPEFLARVAEEVKTAENVRQVYLFFNNGIRAVGVENARQMQQLLQAQL; this is encoded by the coding sequence ATGAAACCTGCTTATTACATCGGCTGCTCCGGCTTTTCCTTCCGCGACTGGAAGGGCGTTTTCTACCCCGAAGGCCTGCCGCCGCGCAAGTGGTTTGCATACTACTGCACCCAGTTCAACACCCTGGAGCTGAACGTGACCTTCTACCGCATACCCGAGCTCAAGGCCTTCGAAACCTGGTACGCCCAAAGTCCGGCCGGCTTCCGCTTTGCCGTGAAGGCGCCGCGCCAGGTCACGCACTACAAGAAATTCAACGCCGAGGCCCAGCCCATTCTGGCCGATTTCTACGGCACGGTGGTCGAGGGCTTGAAAGAGAAACTTGGCCCCGTGCTGTTCCAGTTGCCACCCAAAGCCGCCTATACCGAGGAGCTGCTCCAACGCCTGCTTGACAGCCTCGACCCGGCTTTCCAGAACGTGGTGGAGTTCCGCCACCCCAGCTGGTGGGATGGGGAGGTGCAGCGCACGCTGGCCCGCCACGGCGTGGCCTTCGTGGGCCAGAGCTACCCGCTGCCGCTGGAGCTGCCCGATGAAGTTGTTGCCAACACCAGCACCATTTACTACCGCTTCCACGGCGTACCGGAGCTGTACAAGTCGTCCTACAACCCGGAGTTTCTGGCCCGCGTGGCCGAAGAAGTCAAGACCGCCGAAAACGTGCGCCAGGTGTACCTGTTTTTCAACAACGGCATCAGGGCCGTGGGCGTCGAAAATGCGCGCCAGATGCAGCAACTGCTGCAAGCTCAGCTTTAA
- a CDS encoding prolyl oligopeptidase family serine peptidase, producing the protein MKKLLLSATFLLAAAVSQAQEFQYKTPPKAIQDLLLAPPTPRLSLASDGQTVALLQVQDFPTVAELAQPELRLAGLRFNPRTNGPSRVSYAVGIKLKKLPNGPETDVKGLPAQARISSPSWSPDNRTMAFALTTPGSGADGKVELWVLDVASATARRLLAQPLNDAFGNSFEWVADSKTLLARTVPAGRGAAPAADTAPTGPAVQESGGGKKSGARTYQDLLKNPADERLFDYYATSQLVKVSLADGAAQPLGQPGVIQTASPSPSGQYVLVRTRHRPYSYLLPISSFPQRLDVLDLSSGAVLKTVADLPLADNVPTNFDAVPTGPRGHAWRADVPATIAYAEAQDGGDPKVKADIRDKVYTLTAPFTGPAQVLVALPMRFGGLTWGNDQLALAEGYRWADRHQTTWQLNPSAPAGPLRVLFDGSEQDTYKNPGTPYEHRNAQGKYVLLTGGPAGQSIYLLGQGASPEGDRPFVDELDLASKKTTRWWRSEAPTYEIPVAILDASGKKRTLLTRRESLTQNPNYYLRDATKKDKLTAITKFPNPYAAFGGSFKKQVLHYKRADGVDLTADLYLPQNYKKTDGPLPTLMEAYPVEFKDKSNAGQVSGSPYTFTRLSWASPVFWVTQGYAVLANASIPIVGEGSKEPNDTYTEQLVSSAKAAIDEGARLGVVDANKVGVMGHSYGAFMTANLLSHSNLFKAGIARSGAYNRTLTPFGFQGEERTFWQAPEVYNAMSPFNYADKIKTPILLIHGEADNNSGTFPIQSERYYAALKGQGATARYVVLPAEAHSYAARENLLHMLWEMNTWLDKYVKAPAPQAN; encoded by the coding sequence ATGAAAAAACTACTGCTTTCCGCCACCTTTCTGCTTGCCGCTGCCGTGTCTCAGGCCCAGGAATTTCAATACAAAACGCCGCCCAAGGCCATTCAGGACCTGTTGCTGGCGCCGCCCACGCCGCGCCTGAGCCTGGCTTCCGACGGACAGACCGTGGCCCTGCTGCAAGTGCAGGACTTCCCCACCGTAGCCGAGCTGGCCCAGCCCGAGCTGCGCCTGGCCGGCCTGCGCTTCAATCCCCGCACCAATGGCCCCAGCCGGGTGAGCTACGCCGTGGGCATCAAGCTGAAAAAGCTACCCAACGGCCCCGAAACCGATGTAAAAGGCCTACCTGCGCAGGCCCGCATCAGTAGCCCCAGCTGGTCGCCCGACAACCGGACCATGGCCTTCGCCCTCACCACACCTGGCTCCGGCGCCGACGGCAAAGTGGAGCTGTGGGTGCTAGACGTGGCCAGTGCCACTGCGCGCCGCCTACTGGCCCAGCCGCTAAACGATGCTTTCGGCAACTCCTTTGAGTGGGTGGCCGACAGCAAAACCCTGCTGGCCCGCACCGTGCCCGCCGGCCGCGGTGCCGCGCCCGCCGCCGACACCGCGCCCACCGGCCCGGCCGTGCAGGAAAGCGGCGGCGGCAAAAAGTCGGGCGCCCGCACCTACCAGGACTTGCTTAAAAACCCGGCCGATGAGCGGCTGTTCGATTACTACGCCACCTCGCAGCTGGTGAAGGTGAGCCTGGCCGACGGCGCCGCTCAGCCCCTGGGCCAGCCCGGCGTCATCCAAACCGCCTCGCCCTCGCCGAGTGGCCAATACGTGCTGGTGCGCACGCGCCACCGGCCCTATTCCTACCTGCTGCCCATCAGCAGCTTTCCGCAACGCCTCGACGTGCTCGACCTGAGCAGCGGCGCCGTGCTGAAAACCGTGGCCGACCTGCCCCTGGCCGACAACGTCCCCACCAACTTCGATGCTGTGCCCACCGGCCCGCGCGGCCACGCCTGGCGCGCCGACGTGCCCGCCACCATTGCCTACGCCGAAGCCCAGGATGGCGGCGACCCGAAAGTGAAGGCCGACATCCGCGACAAAGTGTACACCCTCACGGCGCCCTTCACCGGGCCGGCACAGGTGCTGGTGGCCCTGCCCATGCGCTTTGGGGGCCTCACCTGGGGCAACGACCAGCTGGCCCTGGCCGAAGGCTACCGCTGGGCCGACCGCCACCAAACCACTTGGCAGCTCAACCCCAGCGCACCCGCCGGCCCGCTCCGCGTGCTGTTCGACGGCTCGGAGCAGGACACCTACAAGAACCCCGGCACGCCCTACGAGCACCGCAACGCCCAGGGCAAGTACGTGTTGCTCACGGGCGGCCCCGCTGGCCAGAGCATCTACCTGCTGGGCCAGGGTGCCTCGCCTGAAGGCGACCGGCCCTTCGTGGACGAGCTGGATTTGGCTTCGAAGAAGACCACCCGCTGGTGGCGCTCCGAAGCGCCGACTTATGAAATCCCAGTGGCCATTCTCGATGCCAGCGGCAAGAAGCGCACGCTGCTCACGCGCCGCGAGTCGCTGACCCAAAACCCGAACTACTACCTGCGCGACGCCACCAAAAAGGATAAGCTCACGGCCATCACCAAATTCCCGAACCCCTACGCGGCCTTCGGCGGCAGCTTTAAAAAGCAGGTGCTGCACTACAAGCGCGCCGATGGCGTCGACCTCACGGCCGACCTGTATTTACCCCAGAACTACAAGAAGACCGACGGCCCGCTGCCCACGCTGATGGAGGCTTACCCCGTGGAATTCAAGGACAAGAGCAACGCCGGGCAGGTGAGCGGCTCGCCCTACACCTTCACGCGGCTGAGCTGGGCCTCGCCCGTGTTTTGGGTGACGCAGGGCTACGCCGTGCTGGCCAACGCCAGCATTCCAATAGTCGGGGAGGGTAGCAAAGAGCCCAACGACACCTACACCGAGCAGCTGGTAAGCAGCGCGAAAGCGGCCATCGACGAGGGCGCCCGCCTGGGCGTGGTCGACGCCAACAAGGTGGGCGTGATGGGCCACAGCTACGGCGCCTTCATGACGGCCAACCTGCTCTCGCACTCCAACCTGTTCAAGGCCGGCATCGCGCGCAGCGGCGCCTACAACCGCACGCTCACGCCCTTCGGCTTCCAGGGCGAGGAGCGCACGTTCTGGCAGGCGCCGGAGGTGTACAACGCCATGTCACCGTTCAACTACGCCGACAAAATCAAGACGCCCATTCTGCTCATCCACGGCGAGGCCGACAACAATTCGGGCACCTTCCCCATCCAGAGCGAGCGGTACTACGCGGCCCTGAAGGGCCAGGGCGCTACCGCCCGCTACGTGGTGCTGCCCGCCGAGGCCCACAGCTATGCAGCCCGCGAAAACCTGCTGCACATGCTCTGGGAGATGAATACCTGGCTGGATAAGTACGTGAAAGCGCCCGCCCCGCAGGCCAACTAA
- a CDS encoding NUDIX hydrolase — protein sequence MSAVIDKIAWLHLRDGEVLSTRSHGKDRYYFPGGKREPGETDAQTLLREIREELTVALDPASLEPAGTWEAPAHGHPAGVLVRMTCYYARHTGQLQPAAEIAEVVWLRYRHRAEVSAVDQLIFDWLRAQNLLAD from the coding sequence ATGTCCGCTGTTATCGACAAAATAGCTTGGCTGCACCTGCGCGACGGCGAAGTACTGAGCACCCGCAGCCACGGCAAAGACCGGTATTATTTCCCCGGCGGGAAGCGCGAGCCCGGCGAAACCGACGCCCAGACGCTGCTGCGCGAAATCCGCGAGGAACTGACTGTAGCCCTCGACCCCGCCAGCTTGGAACCGGCCGGCACCTGGGAAGCCCCCGCTCACGGCCACCCCGCCGGCGTGCTCGTGCGCATGACGTGCTACTACGCCCGCCACACGGGGCAACTGCAACCGGCGGCCGAAATTGCCGAAGTAGTGTGGCTGCGCTACCGGCACCGGGCCGAGGTATCGGCCGTCGACCAGCTGATTTTTGATTGGTTGCGGGCGCAGAATTTATTGGCTGATTGA
- a CDS encoding PQQ-dependent sugar dehydrogenase, whose product MTLTNSRWLLAGLGLLAACGGPSKEEKQEAQATTPAQTVETPAADSVHLPAPYVTKSVTHRVDIEPWPAGRTPTAPAGFTVAEYAGKFQSPRWMYVAPNGDVLVAEANTIPTTMTKKVAAELKLDKSRSLRDESANRITLLRDTNKDGKPDVRTTFLEGLSQPFGMLIIGNNFYVANTDGVLRFPYQPGSTKITGSGQRILDLPKGGYNNHWTRNLLANADNSKIYVTVGSASNVQEHGSAEEVRRANILEINPDGTGEKIYASGLRNPIGLQWQPGTQKLWAVVNERDELGDELVPDYFTSVQQGGFYGWPYAYYGPTEDPRRKNERPDLVSKTLVPDVPLGAHVAALGLTFYDKDAFPARYRNGAFIGEHGSWNRSQYSGYKVTFVPFKNGKPGKPEPFLTGFLAGGDSNTAYGRPVGVTTLPDGSLLVADDAADRIWRVSATK is encoded by the coding sequence ATGACATTAACTAATTCCCGCTGGCTGCTGGCCGGCCTAGGTCTGCTGGCGGCCTGCGGCGGCCCCAGCAAAGAAGAAAAACAAGAAGCCCAGGCCACCACCCCGGCTCAAACCGTGGAAACGCCCGCGGCCGACTCGGTGCATCTGCCCGCGCCCTACGTCACGAAATCCGTCACGCACCGCGTCGACATCGAGCCCTGGCCCGCCGGCCGCACGCCCACCGCGCCGGCAGGCTTCACCGTGGCCGAATACGCGGGCAAGTTTCAGAGCCCGCGCTGGATGTATGTGGCGCCCAACGGCGACGTGCTGGTGGCCGAGGCCAACACCATCCCGACGACCATGACCAAAAAGGTGGCCGCCGAGCTGAAGCTGGACAAGTCTCGCTCGTTGCGCGACGAAAGCGCCAACCGCATCACGCTGTTGCGCGACACGAATAAAGACGGCAAGCCTGACGTGCGCACCACCTTCCTTGAGGGCCTGAGCCAGCCCTTCGGCATGCTCATCATCGGCAATAACTTCTACGTGGCCAACACCGACGGTGTGCTGCGCTTTCCCTACCAGCCCGGCTCCACCAAAATTACCGGCTCGGGCCAGCGCATCCTCGACCTGCCCAAGGGCGGCTACAACAACCACTGGACCCGCAACCTGCTGGCTAACGCCGACAACTCCAAAATCTACGTGACGGTGGGCTCGGCCTCGAACGTGCAGGAGCACGGCTCGGCCGAAGAAGTGCGTCGAGCCAACATTCTTGAAATCAACCCTGACGGCACCGGCGAGAAAATCTACGCCAGCGGCCTGCGCAACCCCATTGGCCTGCAATGGCAGCCCGGCACCCAGAAGCTTTGGGCCGTAGTGAATGAGCGCGACGAGCTGGGCGATGAGCTGGTGCCCGACTACTTCACCAGCGTGCAGCAAGGCGGCTTCTACGGCTGGCCCTACGCCTACTACGGCCCCACCGAAGACCCCCGCCGCAAAAACGAGCGCCCCGACCTGGTGAGCAAAACCCTGGTGCCTGACGTGCCGCTGGGCGCCCACGTGGCGGCCTTGGGCCTCACGTTCTACGACAAAGACGCCTTCCCGGCCCGCTACCGCAACGGCGCCTTCATAGGCGAGCACGGCTCCTGGAACCGCTCGCAGTACTCGGGCTACAAGGTCACGTTTGTGCCCTTCAAGAATGGCAAGCCCGGCAAACCCGAACCGTTCCTGACCGGCTTCCTAGCCGGTGGCGACTCCAACACCGCTTACGGCCGCCCTGTGGGCGTGACCACCCTGCCCGACGGCTCCCTGCTGGTGGCCGACGACGCGGCCGACCGTATCTGGCGCGTGAGCGCAACGAAGTAA
- a CDS encoding prolyl oligopeptidase family serine peptidase — protein sequence MKPLHYASLAAVLAGTAAHAQTPIKTLPYPKPRTVDTVTTYFGTKVADPYRWLENDQAPDTKSWVQDENKVTQGYLSQIPFRETIRKRLETLWNYEKYGAPFKEGKYTYFSKNTGLQSQSVLYRQLGATGAPEVFLDPNKFSKDGTTSLAGINFTKDGSLAAYQISEGGSDWRKVIVLNTANKALVGDTLKDVKFSGLAWKGNDGFYYSSYDKPKAGSQLAGKTQIHKLYYHKLNTPQSSDKLVFGGEKTPRRYIGASLTEDERFLVITAANTTTGNELYIQDLSKPASAIVQVVDNEKSNVNVLDNVGSKLYLETNYNAPNNRVVTVDAANPKPANWKDLIPETQNVLNASTDGGKIFANYLKDATSLIEQYDMSGKKERSITLPSVGTAGGFGTKKEEKETYYTFTSYIYPPTIFKYDIATGKSTVFKKAGVQFDPSKFESKQVFYNSKDGTRVPMIITYKKGTALNGKNPTLLYAYGGFNSSLTPAFSTSNIVLLENGGIYAVANLRGGGEYGEKWHLAGTKLQKQNVFDDFIAAAEYLKANKYTDTDHLAIAGGSNGGLLVGATMTQRPDLCRVAFPAVGVMDMLRYNQFTAGAGWAYDYGTAQDSPEMFQYLYKYSPYHAIKPASYPATMVTTADHDDRVVPAHSFKFGQRLQDSQQGPAPVLIRIETKAGHGAGRSTAQVIGEQTDKWAFMFQNMNLTPYQNN from the coding sequence ATGAAACCACTGCACTATGCCTCCCTGGCGGCCGTGCTGGCCGGCACCGCCGCCCACGCCCAAACGCCAATTAAAACGCTGCCCTATCCGAAGCCCCGCACGGTTGATACCGTCACGACCTACTTCGGCACCAAGGTGGCCGACCCCTACCGCTGGCTCGAAAACGACCAGGCGCCCGATACCAAAAGCTGGGTGCAGGACGAAAACAAGGTGACGCAGGGCTACCTCAGCCAGATTCCCTTCCGCGAAACCATCCGCAAGCGCCTGGAAACGCTGTGGAACTACGAGAAGTACGGCGCGCCCTTCAAGGAAGGCAAGTACACGTATTTCAGTAAGAACACCGGCCTGCAAAGCCAGTCGGTGCTGTACCGGCAGCTGGGCGCCACGGGCGCGCCCGAGGTATTCCTCGACCCCAATAAATTCTCGAAGGACGGTACTACCTCGCTGGCCGGCATCAACTTCACCAAAGACGGCAGCCTGGCCGCCTACCAGATTTCGGAGGGCGGCTCCGACTGGCGCAAGGTCATCGTGCTGAACACGGCCAACAAGGCCCTGGTGGGCGACACGCTGAAGGACGTGAAGTTTTCGGGCCTGGCCTGGAAGGGCAACGACGGCTTCTACTACAGCTCCTACGATAAGCCCAAGGCCGGCAGCCAGCTGGCAGGCAAAACCCAGATTCACAAGCTCTACTACCACAAGCTGAACACGCCGCAGAGCAGCGACAAGCTGGTGTTCGGCGGTGAGAAAACGCCCCGCCGCTACATCGGCGCCAGCCTTACCGAAGACGAGCGGTTCCTGGTCATCACGGCGGCCAACACCACCACCGGCAACGAACTCTACATTCAGGATTTGAGCAAGCCGGCCAGCGCCATCGTGCAGGTGGTCGACAACGAGAAGAGCAACGTGAACGTGCTCGACAACGTGGGCAGCAAGCTCTATCTCGAAACCAACTACAACGCGCCCAACAACCGCGTGGTGACCGTGGACGCCGCAAACCCCAAGCCTGCCAACTGGAAAGACCTCATTCCCGAGACCCAGAATGTGCTAAACGCCAGCACCGACGGCGGTAAAATCTTCGCCAACTACCTCAAGGACGCCACCTCGCTCATCGAGCAGTACGACATGAGCGGCAAGAAGGAGCGGAGCATCACCTTGCCCTCGGTGGGCACAGCCGGCGGCTTCGGCACCAAGAAGGAGGAGAAGGAAACCTACTACACCTTCACATCCTACATCTACCCGCCCACCATCTTCAAATACGACATTGCCACCGGCAAATCGACCGTATTTAAGAAGGCCGGCGTGCAGTTCGACCCCAGCAAGTTTGAGTCGAAGCAGGTGTTCTACAATTCGAAGGACGGCACCCGCGTGCCCATGATTATTACCTACAAGAAAGGCACCGCTCTGAACGGCAAAAACCCCACGCTGCTTTACGCCTATGGCGGCTTCAACAGCAGCCTGACGCCCGCCTTCAGCACCTCCAACATCGTGCTGCTCGAAAACGGCGGCATCTACGCCGTGGCCAACCTGCGCGGCGGCGGCGAGTACGGCGAAAAGTGGCACCTGGCCGGCACCAAGCTACAGAAACAGAACGTGTTCGACGATTTCATTGCCGCCGCCGAGTACCTGAAAGCCAACAAGTACACCGACACCGACCACCTCGCCATCGCGGGCGGCTCGAACGGCGGCCTGCTGGTGGGCGCCACCATGACGCAGCGCCCCGACCTGTGCCGTGTGGCGTTCCCCGCCGTGGGCGTGATGGACATGCTGCGCTACAACCAGTTCACGGCCGGGGCAGGCTGGGCCTACGACTACGGCACCGCCCAGGACTCGCCCGAGATGTTCCAGTACCTCTACAAGTACTCGCCCTACCACGCCATCAAGCCGGCCAGCTACCCGGCCACGATGGTGACCACCGCCGACCACGACGACCGGGTGGTGCCCGCGCACTCCTTCAAGTTCGGCCAGCGCCTGCAGGATTCCCAGCAGGGCCCCGCGCCGGTGCTCATCCGCATCGAAACCAAGGCCGGCCACGGCGCGGGCCGCTCCACCGCCCAGGTTATCGGCGAGCAGACCGATAAATGGGCCTTCATGTTCCAAAACATGAACCTGACGCCTTACCAGAACAACTAG
- a CDS encoding class I SAM-dependent methyltransferase, whose amino-acid sequence MDSSFIQEFFRNPATVGSLIPSSRELTEKVMAPIDFATARCIVEYGPGTGVFTDVIIGRRRAETVVVLVEVNRRFCQLLRARYSSQPNVHVVHGSADKTADYLAAIGAPPADYVVCGLPFSSLPRRQGWRILEHTRQLLLPAGQLILFQYSLQNRKLFERFFQPLDHAHVLLNLPPAHVLVYAPTPEAPASVPHAAAADEGATR is encoded by the coding sequence ATGGATTCCTCATTCATACAAGAGTTTTTTCGCAACCCGGCCACGGTGGGCTCCCTAATACCCAGCTCGCGGGAGCTGACGGAAAAGGTGATGGCGCCCATCGATTTTGCCACGGCCCGGTGCATTGTGGAGTATGGCCCCGGCACGGGCGTGTTCACCGACGTCATCATCGGGCGCCGCCGGGCCGAAACCGTGGTGGTTCTGGTGGAGGTGAACCGGCGGTTTTGCCAGTTGCTGCGGGCGCGGTATTCCAGCCAGCCCAACGTACACGTGGTGCACGGCTCGGCCGATAAAACGGCGGATTACTTAGCCGCCATTGGCGCGCCGCCGGCTGATTATGTGGTGTGCGGGCTGCCGTTTTCGTCCTTGCCCCGGCGGCAGGGCTGGCGCATTCTGGAACACACCCGGCAGCTGCTCTTGCCCGCTGGCCAACTCATCCTCTTCCAGTATTCGCTGCAAAACCGCAAGCTGTTCGAGCGATTCTTCCAGCCGCTCGACCACGCCCACGTGCTCCTGAACCTGCCCCCGGCGCACGTGCTGGTGTACGCGCCCACCCCAGAGGCACCGGCATCAGTGCCGCACGCGGCCGCTGCGGATGAGGGCGCCACCCGCTAG
- a CDS encoding DUF2243 domain-containing protein, with protein MMPANARFTRTPLLAAGLLLGAGLGGFVDGIVLHQILQWHNLLSAQLPPDTLVRAKVNMYWDGVFHAAVWVLTAVGLGLLWAATGRPDVPHSGRTLLGALLLGWGAFNVVEGIIDHELLGLHHVYEYTANHLPADLAFLGFGAVLVLAGGALIRSGRVRH; from the coding sequence ATGATGCCTGCCAATGCCCGTTTCACCCGGACACCGCTGCTGGCGGCGGGCCTGCTGCTGGGCGCGGGCCTGGGCGGCTTCGTCGACGGCATTGTGCTGCACCAGATATTACAGTGGCACAACTTATTATCAGCCCAACTGCCGCCCGACACGCTGGTGCGCGCCAAGGTGAATATGTACTGGGACGGGGTGTTCCACGCGGCCGTGTGGGTGCTCACGGCCGTGGGACTGGGGCTGCTGTGGGCCGCCACCGGCCGCCCCGACGTGCCGCACTCGGGCCGCACGCTGCTCGGCGCCCTGCTGCTGGGCTGGGGCGCGTTCAACGTGGTGGAAGGCATCATCGACCACGAGTTGCTGGGCTTGCACCACGTGTACGAATACACCGCCAACCATCTGCCCGCCGACCTGGCGTTTCTGGGCTTCGGAGCGGTGCTGGTGCTAGCGGGTGGCGCCCTCATCCGCAGCGGCCGCGTGCGGCACTGA